The Candidatus Koribacter versatilis Ellin345 genome has a segment encoding these proteins:
- a CDS encoding PEGA domain-containing protein, protein MARFRWAAVILLALSSTILFAADAALDWPADKPVLHFEIGKFNKAGSFGNRNVFNIDVVTKNVSATRISYATFHLYLLDAQKTRIAEHWVTLTNVDPGATVKSVITSQVVGVPVEFAVAADHLPQELAYLNGPTTTSVTIETIPSGANLTVDGTAAGKTPVTMSVAVGSHAIAFSKDGFAGDTATLSVAADQAAGKTYSFELGGALHDTVELRDGTIISGDVIAVSESEIVVRGSDGEQKYVRALVKRVSFVEKTEAAK, encoded by the coding sequence ATGGCTCGTTTTCGATGGGCGGCGGTGATCCTGCTCGCCCTTTCTTCCACAATTTTGTTTGCTGCGGACGCGGCGCTCGACTGGCCAGCGGACAAGCCGGTACTGCATTTCGAGATCGGCAAGTTCAATAAGGCCGGATCGTTTGGCAACCGGAACGTCTTCAACATTGATGTAGTGACGAAGAACGTTTCGGCGACGCGGATTTCGTACGCGACCTTTCACCTTTATCTGCTCGACGCACAGAAGACGCGGATTGCCGAGCATTGGGTCACGCTTACCAACGTGGATCCGGGCGCGACGGTGAAATCGGTGATCACGAGCCAGGTGGTTGGCGTGCCGGTGGAGTTTGCCGTGGCGGCAGACCATTTGCCGCAGGAACTCGCTTATCTCAATGGGCCGACGACCACGAGCGTGACGATTGAGACGATCCCGTCGGGGGCGAACCTGACCGTGGATGGCACGGCGGCGGGGAAGACGCCGGTGACGATGAGCGTCGCGGTGGGGAGCCACGCGATCGCGTTCAGCAAAGATGGATTCGCAGGCGACACGGCGACACTCAGCGTTGCGGCCGACCAGGCCGCGGGGAAGACGTATTCCTTCGAACTTGGTGGAGCGCTGCACGACACGGTTGAGTTACGCGATGGCACGATTATTTCCGGAGACGTGATTGCGGTGAGTGAATCGGAGATCGTGGTGCGGGGCAGCGACGGCGAGCAGAAGTATGTGCGCGCGCTGGTGAAGCGGGTGTCGTTTGTGGAGAAGACAGAAGCGGCGAAGTAG
- a CDS encoding carboxypeptidase-like regulatory domain-containing protein, with protein MRNWKRLFVLMIVVLTYCAGAHPQLDSRATRTFAGTVADPMKAPIAKTRIWVHEADGERTFSTITDAEGRFSVKLPDGHYAVLFTASGFAPYCKVYWTEMDLEKNLEIQLRPDVEHLEHIPGLESR; from the coding sequence ATGCGAAATTGGAAAAGATTATTTGTTCTGATGATCGTTGTGCTGACCTATTGTGCGGGTGCTCACCCCCAGCTTGATTCTCGCGCGACTCGTACATTCGCAGGCACGGTTGCTGATCCGATGAAAGCGCCAATTGCCAAAACTCGCATCTGGGTGCATGAAGCGGATGGGGAGAGAACGTTCAGCACCATCACGGACGCGGAAGGGCGGTTCTCCGTGAAGTTGCCGGACGGACATTATGCGGTGCTATTCACCGCGTCCGGATTTGCGCCTTACTGCAAGGTCTATTGGACTGAGATGGATCTCGAAAAGAATTTGGAAATCCAGCTTCGGCCCGACGTAGAACATTTGGAGCACATACCGGGGCTTGAGTCCCGTTAA
- a CDS encoding DinB family protein, with product MKIACGVVVWLAMAVVCAAQGEKRPATVAESINSMWADEERDFVSLADAMPEAKWNFKPTGAGFKDVRTFAEQVKHVACANVAFAKEMRGATPPEGCEKGGPNPAKSKAEIMKYLRDSFAMLNDEINATTEKNMMEPIDGPYGGPNSRLGMTYLAVWHLADHYGQLVEYLRMNGIVPPASRPAAK from the coding sequence ATGAAGATCGCGTGTGGAGTTGTGGTTTGGCTCGCGATGGCGGTGGTTTGCGCGGCGCAAGGGGAGAAGCGTCCGGCGACGGTTGCGGAATCGATTAACTCCATGTGGGCAGACGAGGAACGGGATTTCGTTAGTCTTGCCGATGCTATGCCGGAGGCGAAGTGGAACTTCAAGCCAACGGGTGCGGGGTTCAAAGATGTGCGGACGTTCGCGGAGCAGGTGAAGCACGTGGCTTGCGCGAATGTTGCCTTCGCGAAAGAGATGCGCGGGGCGACGCCTCCGGAGGGTTGCGAGAAGGGCGGCCCGAATCCGGCGAAGTCGAAAGCGGAGATCATGAAGTATCTGCGGGATTCGTTCGCGATGTTGAACGACGAGATCAACGCGACGACCGAGAAGAACATGATGGAGCCCATCGATGGGCCTTACGGCGGGCCGAATTCGCGACTCGGGATGACGTATTTGGCCGTGTGGCATCTGGCGGATCACTACGGGCAACTCGTCGAGTATTTGCGGATGAATGGGATTGTGCCGCCGGCGAGTCGACCGGCGGCGAAATAA
- a CDS encoding DUF2231 domain-containing protein, protein MRSRAHISSHPIHPMLVSLPIGLWIGAFVFSLIGYLTDRSLLNAAGFYTLIAGCVGAALAAVPGVIDLFTVVPDRSSARSRGYIHGSVNIVALFLFLYAAARQGSPFDAPDQTVLIVEFLGICCIGYSGWLGGTLAYRNQIGVEHLYANAGKLKERTVDGFERPVCNQSELADGQAMLVHIGGERIAVARCSEGIFAFSDRCTHKGGPLSDGAIVGCAVQCPWHGSQFDIRNGRVIAGPAEDHLKTYAIEITAGEVYIRRQPSIPDRKAA, encoded by the coding sequence ATGCGTTCGCGCGCCCACATTTCGTCGCACCCCATCCATCCCATGCTCGTGTCGCTTCCCATCGGCCTCTGGATCGGCGCCTTCGTCTTCAGCCTCATCGGATATCTCACCGACCGTTCCCTGCTCAACGCGGCCGGCTTCTACACTCTCATCGCCGGATGTGTCGGCGCAGCGCTTGCCGCTGTTCCCGGTGTCATCGATCTCTTTACTGTCGTTCCCGATCGCTCCAGCGCGCGCAGCCGCGGATACATTCACGGCTCCGTCAACATCGTTGCCCTCTTCCTGTTCCTCTACGCCGCAGCACGCCAGGGCAGTCCTTTCGACGCCCCCGATCAAACGGTTCTCATCGTCGAATTTCTCGGCATCTGCTGCATTGGCTATTCCGGATGGCTCGGCGGCACGCTCGCCTATCGCAATCAAATTGGCGTCGAACACCTCTACGCGAATGCCGGCAAATTGAAAGAACGTACCGTTGACGGTTTCGAGCGTCCAGTCTGCAATCAATCCGAACTCGCGGATGGCCAGGCCATGCTGGTGCACATCGGTGGTGAACGCATCGCCGTTGCGCGTTGCTCCGAAGGCATCTTTGCTTTCAGCGATCGCTGCACTCACAAAGGCGGCCCGCTCTCCGACGGCGCCATCGTCGGCTGCGCCGTGCAATGTCCGTGGCATGGATCGCAATTTGATATTCGTAACGGCCGCGTAATCGCGGGCCCAGCCGAAGACCATCTCAAGACTTACGCCATCGAAATCACTGCCGGCGAAGTTTACATTCGACGCCAGCCCAGTATTCCCGATCGCAAAGCCGCGTAG
- a CDS encoding kelch repeat-containing protein: protein MTLLRCALILFSFLTSLHAITNAPAILTSPTPGSTLSGTSATFVWTTGTGVTEYSLYIGTTPHAHDIAFFNPKSANSYSASNLPSHGGTFYVDLFSRISNTWQRQSYTFIATGTAVSATMSAPATGATLAGSAQTFTWSSGSGVTSYSLYIGTTHGAHDLYFKNTTATSASVTGLPMDGRPVYVTLYSLIAGVWQYHAYTFIAWAPGLTSPKPGSKLDSTSTTFTWNLGTGITDYSLYVGTTPHKHNLEFFTTRSASSHTVSGLPSNGGTFYVDYFTRKNGVWNRTSYQYIASGTPGAATILTPTPASTLGGTSQTFTWSAGTGVTEYSLYVGTAPRTHDLYFVNTTTGNSATVTGLPNDASTLYVTLYSLVDGVWRANAYTYTAWSLTVKSIEVTGLSSEVAMDGTLQLTATATYSDGSTKNITDTAWWSSTGEEFATVLNGGPNSGLVTGIYLGAANIHASVGAVASPSFTVTVTGDLPGQWTWITGSNEKDRPGVYGTLGVASAGNSPGARQGAGMWRDKFGKLWIFGGWGTGEILDIFLINDLWSFDPATKLWTWMSGSKSVNHLGIYGTKGVPATENTPGSRTQPVTWTDDKGNLWLFGGTGNDSHGGATLNDLWKYDPATHQWTWMSGSSDGNQPGVYGTKGVPAAANHPGARLLSAGWTDSGGKLWLFGGFSFADGKLNDLWMFDPTTTQWTWVSGSSGVNDPGVYGTLGVPDAANVPPARAAFPGWIDNAGRFWIFGGMTQSGQSDIYINDLWRFDPSTKMWTWMSGGNSQVAGIYGTLGIPDAANVPGARAYDVGWTDKNGKLWLFGGSGVDSTGSSAFLDDLWQWDPATSKWTWMSGWKTIRHPGVWGTKGVTAPTNVPDTRSGASGVADATGKLWLFGGWGWDFEMDMTPGQHNDLWNYQLIPPSMPEHQTEH, encoded by the coding sequence TTGACACTCCTTCGCTGTGCTCTCATACTTTTCTCGTTTCTCACTTCTCTCCACGCCATCACCAACGCCCCCGCGATTCTCACCAGCCCCACTCCGGGCAGCACTCTCTCCGGCACCAGTGCGACTTTCGTTTGGACCACTGGAACCGGCGTCACTGAATACTCGCTCTACATCGGCACCACCCCGCACGCGCACGACATTGCCTTCTTCAACCCGAAGTCCGCAAACTCGTACTCCGCGTCCAATCTCCCCTCGCACGGCGGCACGTTCTACGTCGATCTTTTCTCGCGCATCAGCAACACCTGGCAACGGCAGTCGTACACCTTCATCGCCACCGGCACCGCTGTATCCGCCACGATGAGTGCGCCAGCCACTGGCGCGACACTCGCAGGATCCGCGCAAACCTTCACGTGGTCCAGCGGCAGCGGCGTCACCAGCTACAGCCTCTACATCGGAACCACCCACGGCGCGCACGATCTCTACTTCAAGAACACCACCGCGACATCGGCGAGCGTCACCGGCCTGCCCATGGATGGTCGCCCGGTCTACGTCACGCTCTATTCGCTCATCGCGGGGGTGTGGCAGTACCACGCCTACACGTTTATCGCGTGGGCACCCGGCCTCACCAGCCCGAAGCCCGGCAGCAAGTTGGACAGCACGAGCACAACTTTCACTTGGAATCTCGGTACCGGAATCACCGACTATTCGCTCTACGTCGGCACCACGCCGCACAAGCACAACCTCGAATTCTTCACCACGAGATCGGCGAGTTCTCACACCGTCTCCGGTCTCCCGTCGAACGGCGGGACCTTCTACGTGGATTACTTCACCCGCAAAAACGGCGTTTGGAATCGGACATCGTACCAATACATCGCCAGCGGCACCCCCGGTGCTGCCACCATCCTGACGCCCACTCCCGCCTCAACTCTCGGCGGCACTTCGCAAACTTTTACCTGGAGCGCAGGCACGGGGGTCACGGAGTACTCGCTCTACGTCGGCACCGCTCCGCGCACTCACGATCTCTACTTCGTCAACACGACCACCGGAAACTCGGCAACCGTCACCGGCCTGCCCAACGACGCCAGCACGCTCTACGTCACTCTCTATTCGCTTGTCGATGGTGTCTGGCGAGCCAACGCATATACCTACACCGCGTGGTCGCTCACTGTTAAGTCCATCGAGGTAACCGGGCTCAGCTCCGAAGTCGCCATGGACGGCACTTTACAACTGACGGCCACTGCAACGTATTCAGACGGCAGCACCAAGAACATCACCGACACCGCATGGTGGAGTTCTACTGGCGAGGAATTTGCCACCGTCTTGAACGGTGGCCCAAACTCCGGTCTTGTAACGGGAATTTACCTCGGTGCCGCAAACATTCACGCCTCAGTCGGCGCTGTTGCTAGCCCCTCGTTCACGGTTACCGTCACTGGCGATCTGCCCGGGCAGTGGACGTGGATCACTGGCAGCAATGAAAAAGATCGGCCTGGCGTTTACGGAACTCTCGGCGTCGCTTCCGCCGGCAACTCTCCGGGGGCTCGACAGGGCGCCGGCATGTGGAGAGACAAGTTCGGCAAGCTCTGGATATTCGGAGGGTGGGGCACAGGCGAAATCCTCGACATCTTTCTGATCAACGACCTTTGGTCATTCGATCCGGCCACCAAGTTGTGGACCTGGATGAGTGGCAGCAAATCCGTCAACCATCTGGGTATCTACGGAACCAAGGGTGTGCCCGCCACTGAGAACACTCCCGGCTCCCGCACCCAACCGGTTACCTGGACCGACGACAAGGGGAACTTGTGGCTCTTTGGCGGAACAGGGAATGACAGCCATGGGGGCGCTACCCTCAACGATCTCTGGAAATACGACCCAGCAACCCATCAATGGACGTGGATGAGCGGCAGCAGTGACGGCAATCAGCCCGGTGTTTATGGTACGAAGGGCGTGCCCGCCGCCGCGAACCATCCCGGCGCTCGCTTGCTCTCCGCCGGTTGGACCGACTCAGGTGGCAAGCTCTGGCTCTTCGGCGGATTCAGCTTCGCCGACGGAAAACTCAACGATCTCTGGATGTTCGACCCTACGACCACGCAGTGGACGTGGGTCAGTGGCAGCAGCGGGGTCAACGACCCTGGCGTATATGGCACCCTTGGTGTTCCTGACGCGGCGAATGTTCCACCAGCTAGGGCTGCGTTCCCCGGTTGGATCGACAACGCGGGACGATTCTGGATCTTCGGCGGTATGACCCAATCCGGCCAGTCCGACATCTACATCAATGACCTCTGGCGTTTCGACCCCAGCACGAAAATGTGGACGTGGATGAGCGGAGGCAACTCTCAAGTCGCAGGTATTTACGGCACCTTGGGAATCCCTGATGCCGCCAACGTTCCAGGCGCGCGCGCTTATGACGTCGGCTGGACCGATAAGAATGGGAAACTCTGGCTCTTCGGCGGAAGCGGCGTCGACTCCACCGGGAGTTCGGCCTTCCTCGATGACCTCTGGCAATGGGATCCTGCAACCAGCAAATGGACGTGGATGAGCGGATGGAAGACGATTCGTCATCCCGGCGTATGGGGAACTAAAGGCGTGACTGCCCCTACGAACGTCCCTGACACACGCAGTGGGGCATCCGGAGTCGCCGACGCAACCGGAAAACTCTGGCTCTTCGGCGGGTGGGGCTGGGATTTCGAAATGGACATGACGCCGGGACAACACAACGACCTGTGGAACTATCAACTAATTCCACCATCCATGCCTGAGCATCAGACCGAGCATTAG
- a CDS encoding dihydrodipicolinate synthase family protein, with protein sequence MLLQGVFPAITTPFYPDGRIYFRKLEHNVAKYSLTDIAGFVVLGSTGEVVMLSDGERREILLGAIEAAGGNKIMIAGTGAESVRGTLEMTEAAAEFGYDAALVRTPHYYKSQMTTAVMANFYRTVADRSALPVLIYSVPPFTGYDIPTEVVKELADHPNVIGIKESSGSVEKIAQMAKETAHVRRTVSATLRRSTGRRDVVSVSALAGTSTVVEERTQEVGFQILAGSAQKMLPSLEAGASGAVLAFGCVAPVACVEVHKAFRAGDIEKAKAAQEKIVGPATRIASQLGVAGVKYGMDFNGYYGGNPRLPLLPVSSEVRAEIEGLLGDLRG encoded by the coding sequence ATGTTGCTGCAAGGCGTATTTCCTGCGATTACTACTCCGTTTTATCCCGATGGCCGGATTTATTTTCGCAAGCTTGAACATAACGTCGCGAAGTATTCGCTGACCGACATCGCCGGCTTTGTCGTGCTGGGATCAACCGGCGAAGTGGTGATGCTGAGCGACGGCGAGCGGCGCGAGATTTTGCTGGGCGCGATCGAGGCGGCGGGCGGGAACAAGATCATGATTGCGGGGACGGGCGCGGAGAGCGTCCGCGGAACGCTGGAGATGACGGAGGCGGCGGCGGAGTTTGGCTATGATGCCGCGCTGGTGCGGACGCCGCATTACTACAAGAGCCAGATGACGACGGCAGTGATGGCGAATTTTTATCGCACGGTGGCCGACCGGTCGGCGTTGCCGGTGCTGATTTACAGCGTGCCGCCATTCACGGGCTACGACATTCCGACAGAAGTGGTGAAGGAATTGGCGGACCATCCGAACGTCATTGGTATCAAGGAGTCGAGCGGTTCGGTGGAGAAGATTGCGCAGATGGCGAAGGAGACCGCGCATGTGCGACGGACCGTTTCGGCGACGCTGCGGCGGAGTACGGGGCGGCGCGATGTCGTGTCGGTGAGCGCGCTGGCTGGGACCTCGACGGTCGTCGAAGAGAGAACGCAAGAGGTTGGGTTCCAGATCCTGGCGGGATCGGCGCAGAAGATGCTGCCGTCGCTGGAGGCAGGGGCCTCGGGTGCGGTGCTGGCGTTTGGGTGCGTGGCGCCGGTGGCTTGCGTCGAGGTTCACAAGGCGTTTCGTGCGGGAGACATCGAGAAGGCGAAGGCCGCGCAAGAGAAGATCGTGGGGCCGGCGACGAGGATTGCGTCACAGTTGGGCGTTGCGGGCGTGAAGTATGGGATGGATTTCAATGGGTATTACGGGGGGAATCCGCGGCTGCCGTTGTTGCCGGTGAGCAGCGAGGTGAGGGCGGAGATTGAAGGATTGTTGGGGGATTTGCGGGGATGA
- a CDS encoding TerC family protein, with product MPSNYLFWAGFLFFVVLMMALDLGVFQRTKHTISFREAMTWTVVWISLAGLFSLLLYHHGQRMAADSVLSNRQLSLQFITGYVIELSLSVDNLFVFLLLFRMFNVPGELQRKVLTWGIVGALIMRAVFIFAGVALIRKFAWIEYVFGVFLIYVGVKLLFESGDNAPHENAIVKLFRKVFPVTPDFDGEKFFTVRNGVRYATPLAVVLLMVETTDVIFAVDSIPAVLAISRDAFIVFTSNVFAILGLRSMYFALAGLMDLFHLLHYGLSVVLIFIGVKMLGAHYFEIPIAISLGVVIGVLLVTVALSLVVPKKKHA from the coding sequence ATGCCTTCCAACTATCTTTTTTGGGCGGGATTTCTCTTCTTTGTAGTGCTGATGATGGCGCTCGATTTGGGCGTGTTTCAGCGCACGAAGCACACGATCAGTTTTCGCGAGGCGATGACGTGGACGGTGGTGTGGATCTCGCTGGCGGGGCTGTTTTCGCTGCTGCTGTATCACCACGGGCAGCGGATGGCGGCGGACTCGGTGCTGTCGAACCGGCAGCTGTCGTTGCAATTCATCACGGGATACGTGATTGAGCTGTCGCTGAGCGTCGACAATTTGTTTGTGTTCCTGCTGCTGTTCCGCATGTTCAACGTGCCGGGTGAATTACAGAGGAAGGTGCTGACGTGGGGGATTGTCGGGGCGCTGATTATGCGCGCCGTTTTTATTTTTGCGGGCGTGGCGCTGATCCGGAAGTTTGCGTGGATTGAGTATGTGTTCGGTGTGTTCCTGATTTATGTGGGCGTGAAGCTGCTGTTCGAGTCGGGGGACAACGCGCCGCACGAGAACGCGATCGTGAAGTTGTTCCGCAAAGTTTTTCCGGTAACGCCGGACTTTGATGGCGAGAAGTTTTTCACGGTGCGCAATGGCGTTCGCTATGCCACACCGCTGGCGGTAGTACTGCTGATGGTGGAAACCACCGACGTGATCTTCGCAGTGGACTCGATCCCGGCAGTACTGGCAATTTCGCGCGATGCGTTCATCGTGTTCACGTCGAATGTGTTCGCGATTCTCGGGCTGAGGTCGATGTATTTTGCGCTGGCCGGACTGATGGATTTGTTCCATCTGCTGCACTACGGACTGAGCGTAGTGCTGATATTTATTGGCGTGAAGATGTTGGGCGCGCATTACTTCGAGATCCCGATTGCGATTTCGCTGGGCGTGGTGATTGGAGTGTTGCTGGTGACGGTGGCGTTGTCGCTGGTGGTGCCGAAGAAGAAACATGCGTAG
- the mtgA gene encoding monofunctional biosynthetic peptidoglycan transglycosylase, with product MSFLKFALRWVLVGLVALWLGAALTLVLLRWVDPPTTAVQTQRRMQSWTSSKPYRKQYKFVPLAQISPHLQHAVISAEDARFYQHHGFDWHQIQLAYENDMDGGKIRGASTLTEQLVKNLFFGTERSFVRKGAEVTLVPVAEFVLGKQRILELYLNVVEWGPGVYGADAACHTWYKTSAHNIGKDQAARLAAILPAPRRRKPERMNDYSDLILERMKQVGW from the coding sequence ATGAGTTTTTTGAAGTTCGCGCTGCGATGGGTTTTGGTGGGGCTTGTCGCGTTGTGGCTGGGAGCGGCTTTGACGCTGGTGCTGCTGCGCTGGGTGGATCCACCAACTACTGCGGTGCAGACGCAGCGTCGGATGCAGTCGTGGACATCGAGTAAGCCGTATCGCAAACAATATAAGTTTGTGCCGCTGGCGCAGATTTCTCCTCATCTGCAACATGCCGTGATCTCGGCGGAGGATGCTCGCTTCTATCAGCATCATGGGTTCGATTGGCACCAGATCCAACTGGCTTACGAAAACGATATGGACGGTGGGAAAATTCGCGGGGCGTCGACCCTGACGGAGCAGCTGGTAAAGAATTTGTTCTTCGGGACGGAGCGGTCGTTCGTGCGCAAGGGAGCCGAAGTGACGCTGGTTCCGGTGGCGGAGTTCGTGTTGGGAAAGCAGCGGATCCTGGAGCTGTATCTCAACGTGGTGGAGTGGGGACCGGGAGTGTATGGGGCGGATGCGGCGTGCCATACCTGGTACAAAACCTCCGCGCACAACATTGGGAAAGATCAGGCAGCGCGATTGGCGGCGATTTTGCCGGCGCCGCGGCGTAGGAAGCCGGAGCGGATGAATGATTACAGCGATTTGATATTGGAGAGGATGAAGCAGGTGGGGTGGTAG
- a CDS encoding sodium:solute symporter family protein: MQLTLIDWIVIVAYFSVNLLIGFYYARKAGSSVDEFFISGREVSWWLAGTSMVATTFGADTPLVVTGMIFKYGIAGNWLWWNLALSGMLTVFFFARLWRRSGVLTDMEFAELRYAGKPAAFLRGFRALYLALPVNTIIMGWVNLAMAKVLELTLGIHKMNAVMFCLAMTLLYAAISGLWAVLWTDLLQFILKMSMVIALAVFAVKAIGGIGAIKTALATQHPTIGTSYLAFVPDWTSGWMVMFLVYLSINWWASWYPGAEPGGGGYIAQRIFSAKDEKNSLGATLWFNFAHYALRPWPWILAALVAVVMFPGLKDPETGYIKVMIAYLPPSLRGLMLAGFAAAYMSTIGTHINLGASYLINDFYRRFMKPSESEKHYVVASRLATVFVTVLSAVATYYMHSIEGAWKFLISIGAGAGLVFMLRWFWWRINAWSEVGAMTAAATSSLFLQSRFATGVVEIFRRFDPKLDPGPLDSSTPHGFAWVMLLTTGITTISWLVVTFLTKPEPEAKLREFYRKVQPSAFGWRRIAELEGETSKQSLLWSAVDWVMGCGMIYCSLFGIGRLIFGPVWQGFVLLAIAAFCLWFLFWDLNRRGWDTLSS; encoded by the coding sequence ATGCAACTTACGCTCATTGATTGGATCGTCATTGTCGCTTATTTCAGCGTCAATCTCCTGATCGGGTTCTACTACGCCCGCAAAGCCGGCAGTTCCGTGGATGAATTCTTTATCTCGGGACGCGAGGTGTCGTGGTGGCTGGCAGGAACTTCGATGGTGGCGACGACGTTTGGCGCCGATACCCCGCTGGTGGTGACGGGGATGATCTTCAAGTACGGCATCGCCGGCAACTGGCTGTGGTGGAACCTGGCGCTGAGCGGGATGCTGACGGTCTTCTTCTTCGCGCGATTGTGGCGGCGCTCGGGCGTGCTCACCGACATGGAGTTTGCCGAGCTTCGCTATGCAGGGAAGCCCGCAGCGTTCCTGCGCGGGTTCCGCGCGCTGTATCTCGCGTTGCCGGTGAACACGATCATCATGGGTTGGGTGAACCTGGCGATGGCGAAGGTGCTGGAACTCACGCTGGGCATCCACAAGATGAACGCGGTGATGTTCTGCCTGGCGATGACGCTGCTGTATGCGGCGATCTCGGGATTGTGGGCGGTGCTGTGGACGGACCTGCTGCAGTTCATTCTGAAGATGAGCATGGTGATTGCGCTCGCCGTTTTCGCGGTGAAGGCGATTGGCGGCATTGGAGCGATCAAGACGGCGCTGGCGACGCAGCATCCGACGATTGGGACCTCGTACCTGGCATTTGTGCCGGATTGGACGTCGGGATGGATGGTGATGTTCCTCGTCTATCTCAGTATTAACTGGTGGGCGAGCTGGTATCCGGGGGCAGAGCCGGGCGGCGGCGGATATATCGCGCAACGAATTTTCTCCGCGAAGGACGAGAAGAACTCGCTGGGCGCAACGTTGTGGTTCAACTTCGCGCATTACGCATTGCGTCCGTGGCCGTGGATTCTGGCGGCGTTGGTGGCGGTGGTGATGTTCCCGGGGTTGAAAGATCCCGAGACCGGATACATCAAGGTGATGATCGCGTATTTGCCGCCTAGCCTGCGCGGGCTGATGCTGGCAGGATTTGCGGCGGCGTATATGTCCACGATCGGCACGCACATAAACCTTGGCGCGTCGTACTTGATCAACGACTTCTATCGGCGTTTCATGAAGCCAAGCGAGAGTGAGAAGCATTACGTGGTGGCGTCGAGACTGGCGACGGTCTTCGTGACCGTGCTCTCGGCGGTGGCAACGTACTACATGCATTCGATTGAGGGCGCGTGGAAGTTTTTGATCTCGATAGGCGCAGGCGCGGGACTGGTGTTCATGCTGCGCTGGTTCTGGTGGCGCATCAACGCGTGGAGCGAAGTGGGGGCAATGACGGCGGCGGCAACTTCGTCGCTGTTCCTGCAATCGCGGTTCGCGACCGGCGTGGTGGAGATCTTCCGGCGCTTCGATCCGAAGCTTGATCCGGGTCCGCTCGACAGCAGCACCCCGCATGGATTTGCGTGGGTAATGCTGCTGACGACCGGGATTACGACAATCAGCTGGCTGGTAGTGACCTTCCTAACGAAGCCGGAGCCGGAAGCGAAGCTACGCGAGTTCTATCGCAAGGTGCAGCCCTCCGCATTTGGGTGGCGGCGAATTGCGGAACTCGAGGGTGAAACCTCGAAGCAGAGCCTGCTGTGGTCGGCCGTGGATTGGGTGATGGGTTGCGGCATGATCTATTGCTCGCTGTTTGGGATTGGGCGATTGATCTTCGGGCCGGTGTGGCAAGGGTTTGTGCTGCTGGCGATTGCGGCGTTCTGCTTGTGGTTCTTGTTCTGGGATTTGAACCGAAGAGGGTGGGATACGCTGAGTAGCTAA